In one Populus nigra chromosome 12, ddPopNigr1.1, whole genome shotgun sequence genomic region, the following are encoded:
- the LOC133669880 gene encoding uncharacterized protein LOC133669880 produces MDCRWYIDKQETSTHNEQQLDREQDSLIEDFTEDFRLPKNHRPTENVDLDNVEQASLDTKLTASNVGFRLLQKMGWKGKGLGKDEQGIIEPIKSGIRDPKLGIGKQEEDDFFTAEENIQRRKLDIEVEETEEDTKKREVLAEREQKIQTEVKEIRKVFFCDLCNKQYKLAMEFEAHLSSYDHNHRKRFKEMREMHGTSSRDDRQKRELQRQEREMAKFAQMADARKQEQQLQQQEESGSAQQKSATALVDQDQRKALKFGFSSKGGFSKNSSAKAAKKPKSAVASVFSNDSDEEQ; encoded by the exons ATGGATTGCAGATGGTACATTGATAAACAGGAAACAAGCACCCACAATGAACAGCAACTTGACAGAGAGCAG GACTCGCTTATTGAGGATTTCACAGAGGATTTTCGGTTGCCGAAAAATCACAGACCCACTGAAAATGTTGATCTCGACAATGTTGAACAAGCATCGCTGGACACAAAATTGACAGCATCAAACGTTGGTTTTAGGCTTCTCCAGAAAATGGGATGGAAAGGAAAGGGTCTTGGAAAGGACGAGCAAG GAATCATCGAGCCTATAAAGTCTGGAATTAGAGATCCAAAGTTAGGAATtggaaaacaagaagaagatgatttttttactgcAGAAGAAAATATTCAGCGAAGGAAACTTGACATCGAGGTTGAAGAAACTGAGGAAGACACAAAAAAGCGGGAG GTATTAGCTGAACGGGAGCAGAAAATTCAAACTGAGGTGAAAGAGATAAGGAAGGTGTTCTTTTGTGATCTTTGCAACAAGCAATACAAATTGGCGATGGAATTTGAAGCTCATCTGAGTTCATACGATCATAATCATAGAAAG CGATTTAAGGAAATGAGAGAGATGCATGGTACAAGCAGTCGTGATGATCGGCAAAAGCGGGAACTACAACGACAGGAGAGGGAGATGGCTAAGTTTGCACAGAT GGCAGATGCTCGTAAACAGGAGCAGCAGCTGCAGCAACAGGAAGAATCTGGATCTGCTCAGCAGAAAAGTGCAACTGCACTTGTGGATCAGGATCAGCGGAAGGcattaaaatttgggttttcTTCTAAAGGGGGCTTTTCAAAG AACTCCTCTGCCAAAGCTGCAAAGAAGCCGAAATCAGCTGTAGCCTCTGTTTTCAGCAATGATAGCGATGAAGAACAGTGA